TTAGGGAACTGATTTGGCACATATTTGGTGTGTTGGACTATACAGAAAAAAACATCTCTATTCCAAGACAATGCAGCTGGTGATGTAGGGCTAACATgtgatgtgtttgtgtgagagagacagagcgtgAAAGAGTGAACCCAGAATCACTGCCTCCCCAGTCTCCTCGGTATTGCTCACAACTCCAGCCCCTTTTTATTTAGTCTGTTGACCTGAATACCTTCTCCTGTCTCTTGTACTCACCGATTTATCACACTTTTGGATTTGGTGCATGGCCACGGTAGTGTCACCATAACAAGCCATTCATACTTCTTACAGCAGCATAGAAACACTCTCACAAAGCTCAATCAACTCACAGTACACAGGAATCAGGCCTTGCCAACATGGACATGGAGACAAATCCATTTCTCTAACAACTATACTGTAATTACCTGCCATGAGGCAGCTGGGATTGGAAATGGTGTCCTCAGCCTCTCTGCATGTTTCTGCTTGTCTGATGGTCAGTCTAATttctgactctctgactctctttctctatcaGATGATGTGCGTCTCTTTGGCTTTGTGCGGATCACGACGGGTGACGCCATGAGCAAGCGTGCCAAGTTCACCCTCATCACCTGGATAGGGGAAAACGTGAGCGGCCTGCAGCGTGCCAAGATCAGCACTGACAAGACATTGGTGAAAGACATTGTCCAGGTTAGGGACTCTGTTCTCACACATACTCACATGATTCCTTTACAAATATCAAATATTAATGTTCTGTTAAAATACAGTACATTAAATGGCAAATAAAGTATACAAATTTACCTTCGTTTGTCTATCTTTTTTCAACACTTTTTCTCTTAAATTCCTCCTCTGTTTGTCTCCTGCAGAACTTTGCCAAGGAGTTCATGATCAGTGATCCTCGTGAGCTGGAGGAGGACTACATTCGCACCGAGCTGAAGAAGGCGGGTGGGGCCAACTATGACGCccagggagagtagaggagagtccACCAGGGCGGGGCAGGGGAGCGGCTGCTACCttttgggggagggaggggtattCATGcctggatgagggagagagggggatatatatacacacacacatgtacaaacacttacacacaggtacacacattaacacacagcaacacacacacactctcacaaaaAAGCATGTTGAGACACACTCAGACATATATATGGCTATAGTCCTATCCTCAGCCCTCTCACCTGTACGGTCATGGATGattatctactgtactgtgcatCATCTCACTATCATCTCAGCTGCAGAGCAACGTTACGAACTCTCTCAATCTGGGGGGCTGTGTTTGTGTTACAACTGGAAAATACACATTACTGTACTGTTTGTCAGAACAAGGGCAAGGGCCTCTATCTGATTTGACTTGTCATCATCGTGCTTTTACTGTATTCTTCTGTGGTTGTAGTCCAAACATGCATCCTTGGCAATAGAGGTCTTTCCTGCCCAGCTTTTCTCATCTCCCAATCCACCCCCAACGTATACCCCACTGTGTTAACTGCCTTAATCTCCCATGGAGAGAGGGGCAtcatgggaggtgtgtgtgtttgtggacacTACACTGTGATTGGCTATCCTCCACTCATGGGGGTGAGACTATGATTTGCCTATGGCCCACAAACCAATGGGACAGGGCTGTATAGCACTTTCAGTTAGCCCAACCCAGGAGCAGCCATTTCTCTAGTGTAGCCTCTCTTTTTAT
This window of the Oncorhynchus clarkii lewisi isolate Uvic-CL-2024 chromosome 1, UVic_Ocla_1.0, whole genome shotgun sequence genome carries:
- the LOC139391048 gene encoding coactosin-like protein, with the protein product MATRIDKEACREAYNLVRDDNTEINWAAFKYEGHMIVPAGQGTDYEEFKSQCTDDVRLFGFVRITTGDAMSKRAKFTLITWIGENVSGLQRAKISTDKTLVKDIVQNFAKEFMISDPRELEEDYIRTELKKAGGANYDAQGE